GGCAAGTGAACTGGTAATTGACTCAGCAGAAAGGCTTCTTCTTCCGAAAAGCCTTCTCGAATGGGCAAAAATCGACAAAGATGTGGTCTTGTTTGCCCATACCAATATGATTGAAGTCTGGGACAGTGAGACCTATAAAAACCTCCTGAGCAATGAGCCTGAAGATTTCGCACAACTTGCTGAAAATGTTATGGGTAGTAAAAGAAATGATGACTCAGACAGTTAAATATCATTCACCTGTATTGTTGGAAGAGAGCATTAGAGGGCTGAACATCAGGCCGGATGGTATATATATCGATGTTACTTTCGGTGGAGGCGGACATTCGGCAGAAATCCTGAAACATTTAACTACAGGAAAGCTCATTGCTTTTGACAAAGACGAGGACTGTCCGGCAAAAGAAATACATGACAGCCGGTTTGTCTTTATCAATCATGATTTTATTTACCTGAAAAACTTCCTTAATTACCTGAATATCAAAGAAGTTGATGGAATTTTAGCCGATTTGGGAGTGTCGTCTCATCAGTTCGATAAGGCTGAAAGGGGTTTTTCCTTTCGTTTTGATTCGAGGTTGGATATGCGGATGGACAAAGAAAGCAGCCTGACCGCCTATGATATTGTGAACACCTATCCGGAAGAAAAAATAGCTGAAATCTTTTATCTTTACGGAGAAATCAGGGAATCGAGAAAGCTGGCCTCTCAGATATGTCAGGCAAGAAAGGAAAAAAAAATAGAGACTACCGGCCAGCTCTATCAACTGATTAGCAGAAACTTCCCTTTAGCTCAACAGAAAAAGAAGGCTACCCTTGCCTTTCAGGCACTCAGGATGGCAGTTAACCATGAACTGGAAGCACTTCAAATCCTGTTAAGCACAGCGGCCAAAGTCCTTGTAAAACACGGAAGGCTGGTAGTCATCAGCTATCATAGTCTGGAAGACAGAATGGTAAAAAACTTCTTTAAAACTGGCGATTTCAAGGGGGAAGAACTATCAGATCCTATTACAGGAGAACAAAAACAGATATTCAGGGTCATCACTCCGAAAGCCATCAGGCCATCAGAAGAAGAAGTTGCTTTCAACAGCAGGGCCAGAAGTGCGAAATTAAGAATTGCTGAAAAAATCTGAGTATGAACGAGTTCAGGGAAAACAAGAAAGAGAAAAAAGAAAGGGGGGTAAACAAACTGTTCGATTTTGATTTCAAAATCACACGTGAAAGTATTCCACGTTTTCTTCCTTTTGTCATGTTCATTGTTTTTTTAATCATTCTCTACATTGCCAATAAATACTATGCAGAAAAATCATATCTGGAAGAGGCAAAACTTAAGCAAAAAGTGAAGGATTTAAGGGCAGAATCTCTGACCACCAAAGCACAACTGATTAATAAAACCAAATACTCTGATATTGAAGCCCGTGCCAAAGAAATCGGGCTGGAAGAAATGAAAGAACCGCCTAAAAGAATACTTGTAAAAGATGAATAATACCAAAAGCAACATATTGCTAAGGGTTTACCTTTCCTTTGTAATTTTCATTGTATTAGGTATTATTATTTTATTGCAAATCAGCAAAATACAATTTAAAGAAGGGAAATACTGGCGTTCATTGTCCGACAGTATCAGCCTGAAATACATGGATGTTGAAGCCATCCGGGGAAATATTTATTCAGCTGATAGAAAGCTGATGGTTACTTCCATACCAATTTATGAAGTACATATCGATTTCAAAACCTTGTGTTGGGAAGATCAGGCTTATTTTGACCAACATATTGACTCATTCTCATTTCTGATGTCCCAGCTTTTTAAAGATAGAAGTGAACGGGAATACAGGTTGGAACTGACAAAAGCAAGAAGGAGCAAATCAAGGTATTTTGCACTAAAGAGAAATATCAATTTCAATGAACTGAAAAAGCTTTCCGGTTTCCCATTTTTCAGGGAGGGAAAATACAAAGGTGGTTTTATTGTCGAACAAAGAACAAAAAGGATAC
This Sphingobacteriales bacterium DNA region includes the following protein-coding sequences:
- the rsmH gene encoding 16S rRNA (cytosine(1402)-N(4))-methyltransferase RsmH yields the protein MMTQTVKYHSPVLLEESIRGLNIRPDGIYIDVTFGGGGHSAEILKHLTTGKLIAFDKDEDCPAKEIHDSRFVFINHDFIYLKNFLNYLNIKEVDGILADLGVSSHQFDKAERGFSFRFDSRLDMRMDKESSLTAYDIVNTYPEEKIAEIFYLYGEIRESRKLASQICQARKEKKIETTGQLYQLISRNFPLAQQKKKATLAFQALRMAVNHELEALQILLSTAAKVLVKHGRLVVISYHSLEDRMVKNFFKTGDFKGEELSDPITGEQKQIFRVITPKAIRPSEEEVAFNSRARSAKLRIAEKI